A portion of the Leptospira licerasiae serovar Varillal str. VAR 010 genome contains these proteins:
- a CDS encoding alpha/beta fold hydrolase, translated as MFKEVKLFFKEYPPKETAILTTPILILHGLFGSSKNWVSVSEFLSNYSKVYSLDLRNHGDSPHSSEHSLSAMAEDVKEFIEDHGLNKVILLGHSMGGLVAMTFSLRYPEKVEDLIIQDIAPRDYEFKYEGELAVLRTDLSNFKNRQEIDAASSKYVSNPFIRNFLLMNLDRTESGQYRWKLNVDAISRSKNMFRSEFSGADRQYSGNVMFIIGGISEYFHTSDKIVCLEYFPNAKFETIPGGDHYIHFTKADEFRKILTEFMDSIVSGREK; from the coding sequence ATGTTTAAAGAAGTGAAACTTTTCTTTAAAGAATATCCGCCTAAAGAGACCGCGATACTTACTACTCCTATCTTAATATTACACGGACTATTCGGTTCATCGAAAAACTGGGTAAGCGTTTCCGAATTTTTAAGCAATTATTCCAAAGTATATAGCCTGGATCTTAGAAACCATGGAGATTCGCCTCATTCTTCCGAACATTCTCTGAGTGCAATGGCGGAAGATGTGAAGGAATTTATAGAAGACCATGGACTGAATAAAGTAATTTTACTCGGGCATTCTATGGGCGGACTGGTCGCAATGACGTTCTCGCTTCGATATCCTGAAAAAGTAGAAGATCTGATCATCCAGGATATTGCACCCAGAGATTATGAATTCAAATACGAAGGGGAGTTGGCTGTATTGAGGACGGATCTTTCTAATTTTAAGAACAGACAAGAAATCGATGCGGCTAGTTCTAAATACGTATCAAATCCGTTTATACGTAACTTTTTGCTCATGAACTTGGATAGAACGGAATCAGGTCAATATCGTTGGAAATTGAATGTGGATGCGATTTCTCGATCTAAAAACATGTTCCGGTCGGAATTTTCAGGCGCAGATAGACAATATTCCGGAAACGTAATGTTTATTATAGGCGGGATCTCCGAATATTTTCATACGAGCGACAAGATCGTATGTTTGGAATATTTTCCCAACGCCAAATTTGAGACGATCCCCGGTGGAGACCATTATATCCATTTTACTAAAGCGGATGAATTCCGTAAGATCCTTACCGAATTTATGGATTCGATCGTTTCCGGTCGGGAAAAATAA
- a CDS encoding pyridoxal phosphate-dependent aminotransferase — protein sequence MEWNARRLEVVEPSPTLAISAKAAELKKKGEDIVSFGAGEPDFETPAHIKEAAKKAIDKGMTRYTAVSGTVELRDAIITKFKRDNGLEYSRNQIIVGTGGKQVIYNFFLATLNPGDEVIIPAPYWVSYADIVRLAEGRPVIVPTSKADNFRISPAQLEKAITPKTKVVVLNSPSNPTGSAYSRKELEAIGEVILKHKIMVLSDDIYESIVFDGFQFSNLAMLSPELKELTFVANGVSKAYSMTGWRIGYGAGPLQIIQNMDTIQSQSTSNPSSISQAAAEAALTGDQACVAEMAKAFQKRRDLIVGLLNGIPGVEVNVPQGAFYVFPYLTGVYETDGFKKLQAASSETSKSKLFCAHLLDKYKVAAVPGIAFGDDNALRLSYAMGEEDIKKGVARISEMVKDLSH from the coding sequence ATGGAATGGAACGCAAGAAGGCTGGAGGTAGTCGAGCCTTCACCCACCCTAGCAATCAGCGCTAAGGCGGCAGAACTAAAAAAGAAAGGCGAGGACATCGTAAGTTTCGGAGCGGGAGAACCTGACTTCGAAACGCCGGCTCATATTAAAGAGGCTGCTAAAAAAGCGATCGATAAGGGAATGACCCGCTATACGGCTGTTTCCGGTACGGTGGAACTCCGAGACGCAATCATTACTAAATTCAAAAGAGATAATGGACTGGAATATTCCAGGAACCAGATCATCGTAGGGACCGGCGGTAAGCAGGTTATCTATAATTTCTTCTTAGCTACTTTAAATCCTGGAGACGAGGTTATCATCCCGGCTCCTTATTGGGTAAGCTACGCGGATATAGTACGTCTGGCAGAAGGTAGACCGGTCATTGTTCCGACCAGCAAAGCGGACAATTTCCGTATTTCTCCCGCACAATTAGAGAAAGCGATCACGCCTAAAACAAAGGTAGTGGTTCTCAACTCTCCGTCTAACCCGACAGGTTCTGCATATTCCAGAAAGGAATTAGAAGCAATAGGAGAAGTGATCTTAAAACATAAGATCATGGTATTAAGCGACGATATTTATGAGAGTATCGTTTTCGACGGATTCCAATTTTCGAATCTAGCCATGCTTTCTCCCGAGCTAAAGGAACTAACCTTTGTTGCAAACGGTGTATCCAAAGCATACTCTATGACCGGCTGGAGGATTGGCTACGGCGCCGGACCTTTACAAATTATCCAAAACATGGATACTATCCAAAGTCAGTCTACCTCCAATCCTTCTTCTATCTCCCAAGCTGCCGCAGAAGCTGCACTAACCGGAGACCAGGCATGTGTAGCCGAAATGGCAAAAGCATTCCAGAAAAGAAGGGACTTGATCGTAGGACTCTTAAATGGGATCCCCGGAGTGGAAGTGAATGTTCCTCAAGGTGCATTCTATGTATTCCCTTACTTGACTGGAGTTTATGAGACTGACGGTTTCAAAAAACTGCAGGCTGCAAGTTCCGAAACAAGCAAGAGTAAATTATTCTGCGCTCATCTTTTGGATAAGTATAAAGTGGCTGCGGTTCCCGGGATTGCATTCGGAGATGATAATGCACTTCGTCTATCTTATGCGATGGGAGAAGAAGATATCAAAAAAGGTGTCGCACGGATCTCCGAAATGGTAAAGGACCTCTCCCATTAA
- a CDS encoding DNA repair helicase XPB, with amino-acid sequence MSKPLIVQSDKTMLLEVDNPEFEACQLVVSKFAELEKSPEYLHTYRISPLSLWNAASIKMSADEIVECLEKYSRYSVPKNVVNEIREQIGRYGKVKLVKEENGDLCIISNEKGFLQEISNHRAVQPYIEKTENDKIYIKKEFRGHIKQALIKIGFPVEDLAGYDEGNKYGFNLRPTTKSGRKFGMRDYQRASVEVFHAGGGNEGGSGVVVLPCGAGKTIVGIGVMQIVGAETLILVTNTLSIRQWKNEILDKTDIPESDIGEYSGEVKEIKPITIATYNILTHRKKKGGDFTHFHLFSANNWGLIVYDEVHLLPAPVFRMTSELQAKRRLGLTATLVREDGLEEDVFSLIGPKKYDVPWKELESKSWIAEAKCKEIRVSMEDDLRMRYSIADDREKFRLASENPEKLKAIGMIMKKHSESHLLVIGQYINQLEEISKTFKIPLITGKTPLGERQELYDAFRSGRIKSLVVSKVANFSIDLPDANIAIQVSGTFGSRQEEAQRLGRILRPKGEDNTAVFYSLISRDTNEERFGQNRQLFLTEQGYEYEIYTLDQFGESLEEKVGA; translated from the coding sequence GTGAGTAAACCGTTAATCGTACAAAGTGATAAAACTATGCTTTTAGAGGTGGACAATCCTGAATTCGAAGCCTGCCAGTTAGTAGTATCCAAATTCGCGGAATTAGAAAAAAGTCCCGAATATCTACACACTTATAGAATTTCTCCTCTTTCCTTATGGAACGCTGCATCCATCAAGATGAGTGCGGATGAGATCGTAGAATGTTTGGAAAAATATTCTAGATATTCCGTTCCGAAAAACGTAGTCAACGAGATCAGAGAGCAGATCGGAAGATACGGAAAAGTAAAACTAGTCAAGGAAGAGAATGGAGATCTTTGTATCATCTCCAATGAAAAAGGATTTTTACAAGAGATCTCTAATCATAGGGCCGTTCAGCCTTATATAGAGAAGACTGAGAACGATAAGATCTATATCAAAAAAGAATTCAGAGGCCATATCAAACAGGCTCTGATCAAGATCGGTTTCCCGGTGGAGGACCTTGCAGGTTACGACGAGGGAAACAAATACGGATTCAACCTCAGACCTACTACCAAGTCGGGTAGAAAGTTCGGAATGAGAGATTACCAGAGAGCTTCCGTGGAAGTATTCCATGCGGGTGGCGGGAACGAAGGTGGATCCGGAGTAGTGGTCCTTCCTTGCGGTGCCGGTAAGACTATCGTTGGGATCGGTGTGATGCAGATCGTGGGAGCGGAAACTCTTATCCTGGTCACAAACACACTTTCTATTCGCCAGTGGAAAAACGAAATTTTAGATAAAACTGATATTCCTGAATCCGATATCGGGGAATACTCCGGAGAAGTGAAGGAGATCAAACCGATCACCATCGCTACTTATAATATTCTAACTCATAGAAAGAAAAAAGGCGGGGATTTCACACACTTCCATCTATTCAGCGCGAATAACTGGGGACTGATCGTTTATGACGAGGTTCACTTACTTCCAGCTCCTGTATTCAGAATGACTTCTGAATTGCAGGCAAAAAGAAGATTGGGACTCACTGCAACCCTAGTCCGAGAAGACGGATTGGAAGAGGACGTATTCAGCCTCATCGGACCTAAAAAATACGATGTCCCATGGAAAGAACTGGAAAGCAAGTCCTGGATCGCGGAAGCAAAATGTAAAGAGATCCGTGTTTCTATGGAAGACGATCTTCGTATGAGATATTCTATCGCAGACGATAGAGAGAAGTTCCGCTTAGCCTCTGAAAATCCTGAGAAGTTGAAAGCTATCGGAATGATCATGAAAAAACATTCAGAGTCTCATTTGCTTGTGATCGGGCAATACATCAATCAATTGGAAGAGATCTCTAAAACGTTTAAAATTCCTCTGATCACAGGAAAAACTCCTTTGGGAGAAAGACAGGAATTGTACGATGCGTTTAGATCGGGCAGGATCAAGTCCCTAGTCGTTAGTAAGGTTGCAAACTTCTCCATCGATTTACCTGATGCGAATATTGCGATCCAGGTTTCCGGAACTTTTGGTTCTCGTCAGGAAGAGGCACAACGTTTAGGCCGGATCTTAAGACCGAAAGGCGAGGATAATACTGCCGTTTTCTATTCTTTGATTTCGAGAGATACGAACGAAGAAAGATTCGGTCAGAACAGACAACTTTTCCTTACAGAACAAGGTTACGAATACGAAATATACACTCTAGACCAATTCGGCGAATCCCTCGAAGAAAAAGTCGGAGCATAA
- a CDS encoding aldose 1-epimerase — protein sequence MTDGTQWFSWDWTHPITKETFPIILPYDKNLSIFESGNFLMFPWVNRHASTEFVLNGKKWNPKQLIRDSNQFPVHGLVHSLERKILKLKNNQKGAEFRVNFPEEWKDSPLSGVAIREEYSIEETSSGTLLSVKTRFNNLRSDSIRFAYGYHPYLSLGKNDEEWKLHLQLAKNLELGENLVPIQPFLSNPISSVLDGEKIPKLDHLFYGKEPRVVLENGTKRYSITVLSPPPEEGQIPLNYYQIYTKPDRSAIAIEPCSSPGNALLSGQDLKELKGHSEVSGEFRILVRSL from the coding sequence TTGACCGACGGTACCCAATGGTTTTCTTGGGACTGGACTCATCCAATTACAAAGGAAACATTTCCGATCATTCTACCTTATGATAAAAATCTAAGTATATTCGAATCGGGTAATTTTCTCATGTTCCCCTGGGTGAATCGTCATGCTTCCACCGAATTCGTTCTCAACGGAAAAAAATGGAATCCAAAACAACTTATCCGAGATTCCAATCAGTTTCCGGTCCATGGCCTAGTTCATTCTTTAGAAAGAAAAATTTTAAAACTGAAGAATAACCAAAAGGGCGCAGAATTCAGGGTGAACTTCCCGGAAGAATGGAAAGATTCTCCGCTTTCGGGAGTTGCCATCCGAGAAGAATATTCAATCGAAGAGACTTCTTCCGGGACTCTCCTGAGTGTGAAGACTAGATTTAATAATTTGAGGTCCGATTCTATTCGATTTGCTTACGGCTATCATCCGTATTTAAGTTTAGGAAAAAATGATGAAGAATGGAAACTTCATCTTCAGTTGGCTAAAAATTTGGAACTGGGAGAGAACTTAGTTCCGATCCAACCTTTTCTTTCCAATCCGATCTCTTCCGTTTTGGACGGGGAGAAGATCCCAAAGTTAGATCATTTGTTTTACGGAAAAGAGCCTAGAGTCGTCTTGGAAAATGGGACCAAAAGATATTCGATAACGGTCTTAAGTCCTCCTCCGGAAGAAGGACAAATTCCATTAAATTATTATCAAATTTATACAAAACCGGATCGTTCTGCGATCGCAATCGAACCTTGTAGTTCTCCTGGTAATGCGCTCTTGTCAGGACAGGATCTAAAAGAGCTAAAAGGTCACTCCGAAGTCTCCGGAGAATTCAGGATTTTGGTGAGATCTTTATGA
- the sppA gene encoding signal peptide peptidase SppA, producing MKFLFHKSILFVLGILFLSQCLFLSFPNQTSPIPKEKLVTGSSTESPDKILLIPIEGEISGQKSSGGLLGGEKDSIVSRVKTYLSMAATDPAIKGVILKIDSPGGSVTASDLIHHEILEFKKKKNVPVLSLFMDTAASGAYYLSMATDHIQAHPTTITGSIGVLRFGINAKEALDKLGIKSSTIRSGPNKATGNPIEEFTPEQKKVFQDIIMENYERFLSIIKKGRPKLKESELRKLADGRIYSANQALETGLIDSIGYFEDAVVQVTKLPGYKATSTLSPRIVFYSYKGPQPENFYQIDSNTGTGPTILESLLPFRISPDHKLHYLFSPE from the coding sequence ATGAAATTCCTATTCCACAAATCCATTTTATTTGTTTTAGGAATCTTATTTTTAAGCCAATGTTTGTTTCTTTCTTTTCCGAACCAGACCTCTCCGATCCCAAAAGAAAAATTAGTCACCGGTTCTTCTACGGAAAGTCCTGATAAAATATTACTTATCCCGATCGAGGGTGAGATCTCCGGACAAAAATCCTCAGGAGGACTTTTAGGTGGAGAGAAGGACAGTATAGTTAGCAGGGTAAAAACCTATTTGTCCATGGCAGCAACGGATCCTGCAATCAAAGGAGTGATCTTAAAAATAGATTCTCCCGGCGGTTCAGTTACTGCGAGTGATCTGATCCATCACGAAATTTTAGAGTTCAAAAAGAAGAAGAATGTGCCTGTACTTTCTCTGTTCATGGACACGGCTGCTTCCGGTGCATATTATCTGAGTATGGCCACAGACCATATCCAGGCTCATCCTACTACGATCACTGGCTCCATCGGAGTTCTTAGATTCGGGATCAATGCTAAGGAAGCATTGGACAAACTTGGGATCAAAAGTAGCACAATTCGTTCCGGTCCAAACAAGGCCACCGGCAACCCGATCGAAGAATTTACTCCCGAACAAAAGAAAGTTTTCCAAGATATCATTATGGAGAATTACGAAAGATTTTTGAGTATCATCAAAAAAGGAAGACCTAAGTTAAAAGAATCCGAGCTTAGAAAATTGGCAGACGGAAGAATTTACTCCGCAAACCAAGCATTAGAGACCGGACTAATCGATTCTATCGGTTATTTCGAAGACGCAGTTGTTCAAGTGACAAAACTTCCCGGATACAAAGCAACTTCTACACTTAGCCCGAGGATCGTATTCTATTCTTATAAAGGTCCTCAACCGGAAAACTTCTACCAAATAGATAGCAATACCGGAACCGGTCCTACCATCTTGGAATCCTTGCTACCTTTCCGGATCTCTCCGGATCATAAATTGCATTATCTATTCTCTCCCGAATAA
- a CDS encoding MBOAT family O-acyltransferase, with amino-acid sequence MLFNSLPYLALFSLTFLLYWSLPQKGRKPLLLVSSLLFYFYSGAAFSIHFLLVIAVNFYFSLKLWENKREGKSTSKLLTWIIVLNFINLAFFKYFYFFLDSLDFLTGSLQFSEFGKGIHIPLPLAISFYTFQLIALQVDIHRDHVPERISSVDYFLFILFFPQLIAGPIMRTTDFLPKLDKPAIDFNRVQWGIFLILSGLFKKVVIADNISGIISGIYQHPGEYNFFSLYITTIGFICQVYCDFSGYTDMARGSAYLLGYEIPENFRGPFLSPSFREFWGRWHVTLSTWLRDYLYIPLGGSRGGFWRTQLNSMITMTLGGLWHGANFGYVIWGAYLGLILGVERFLSPGDPKKEEDPRGWKRFWKIALIVHLFAISGIFFRTAAAGKNSLSLAWDYFTGFLNIIGGKALVRWEELAAFILFTFLWNAVQYYPSIREKIQIRFRWLLPSFSVVILLLMGIFGDGGGEFIYFQF; translated from the coding sequence ATGCTTTTTAACTCCCTACCCTATCTAGCTTTATTTTCTCTTACATTCTTATTGTATTGGAGCCTTCCTCAAAAAGGAAGAAAACCTTTACTTTTAGTTTCTTCTCTTCTTTTTTATTTTTATTCCGGCGCGGCTTTTTCGATCCACTTCTTACTCGTGATCGCAGTGAACTTCTATTTTTCTCTCAAACTTTGGGAGAATAAGAGAGAAGGTAAATCCACTTCTAAACTTCTGACCTGGATCATAGTTCTTAATTTTATCAACTTAGCATTCTTTAAATATTTCTATTTCTTTCTGGATTCGTTGGACTTTCTTACCGGTTCTTTGCAATTCTCCGAATTTGGAAAAGGGATCCATATACCTCTTCCTTTAGCGATCAGCTTTTATACATTCCAGTTGATCGCACTACAGGTAGACATTCACAGAGACCATGTTCCGGAAAGGATCTCTTCTGTAGATTATTTCCTATTCATTCTATTCTTCCCTCAGTTGATCGCAGGACCAATCATGAGGACCACTGATTTTCTTCCTAAACTGGACAAACCTGCAATCGATTTCAATCGAGTGCAATGGGGAATCTTTCTAATCCTTTCCGGCTTATTTAAGAAGGTTGTGATCGCTGATAATATTTCAGGGATCATCTCCGGGATTTACCAACACCCGGGAGAATATAATTTTTTCAGTTTATATATAACAACGATTGGATTTATCTGCCAGGTGTATTGTGACTTTAGCGGATACACTGATATGGCGAGAGGTTCCGCATACTTACTAGGTTACGAGATCCCTGAAAACTTCCGTGGTCCTTTCCTATCTCCAAGTTTCAGAGAGTTCTGGGGACGTTGGCATGTTACCTTATCTACTTGGCTCAGAGACTATCTGTATATTCCATTAGGTGGAAGCAGGGGCGGATTCTGGAGAACACAACTCAACTCCATGATCACTATGACCTTAGGAGGTCTTTGGCACGGAGCAAACTTCGGCTATGTAATTTGGGGCGCTTATTTAGGTCTGATCTTGGGCGTAGAAAGATTCTTATCTCCGGGAGATCCTAAAAAAGAAGAAGATCCTAGAGGCTGGAAACGTTTCTGGAAAATTGCGTTGATCGTACATTTATTTGCAATCTCGGGTATCTTCTTCCGAACTGCGGCTGCGGGTAAAAATTCACTCAGCTTGGCTTGGGACTATTTTACTGGTTTCTTAAATATTATTGGCGGAAAAGCGCTCGTACGTTGGGAAGAATTAGCTGCATTCATTCTATTTACTTTCCTCTGGAATGCGGTTCAATACTATCCAAGTATCAGAGAAAAGATACAGATCCGATTCCGGTGGTTATTGCCTTCCTTCTCCGTAGTTATACTTTTATTAATGGGTATATTCGGGGACGGAGGCGGAGAATTTATATACTTCCAGTTTTAG